In Festucalex cinctus isolate MCC-2025b chromosome 21, RoL_Fcin_1.0, whole genome shotgun sequence, one genomic interval encodes:
- the fndc1 gene encoding fibronectin type III domain-containing protein 1 isoform X3 translates to MSPKSVLISWIDPAVEMGKIESNEFRSYTVRYREKGESARWEYKESTQRRLMVDTLSADSMYEFAVRISQGENDGKWSVSVFQRTPESAPSGPPENFEVKPLRGKGTAVTATWDPPEETNGRIREYILSYAPALKPFGMKSVTYRGSTTSATIEGLTPGDRYIFKIKATNRRGQGPLSKAYSVVMPGSSSVVSSFSRTKDTQRTSYNPSKHDTTNDKSELQSTEAPEEPTRPTQPRNSAPGSRRTRPLSQTRSYHSIFSSVRGSVRNGVKRGRTSTREDEEDDDDDDEEEDDDERVPTTSSPEEDTTTMESELETKEPYNDVSPESEDDIYSEEDEPPTQETPSLKVFTLSPTKPASVYPQPRKPIKLRVHQKGGTQTSSSSSLSLPLPPKSSTSPSTTTQRNMESEDKRKDTTSTRLQSKDISNQPSIAYNKPTIPVIKDNNSEPQTKRTAVGRGSASSGRTNGSGFGARNGYGRRNLGIPFRGNSTRTFNGYRPGITSQSRLPSRTQNQAISQSTLPDQSIKQQTANAFNEATVGSTSEGRINGKTISEPSTSEKSQITSSSTSNSAVASDTNTRSTYPSVSQSSLQEPISTSHRGSQSSLHNTEKSNASPERGTTNVGILDQEATKVEEPTSSYKEDPTEEKKEKGESVPDKTTYSRPRISPSLLERFKFPSRSGSETRVSFSRQGGRSPWSRASSSTGVDKPILRGIPSRDSVATGSTSVSLIQETSEGPTATSSRDSLKNDEMGVDSYKPSLTDRNAEYSNSRHPTPPAPSSSSNSDSHHSVHVKSDDNDDNNYDKKDYLDKSDRENSGIDKNVAEPAVDQNNPAITSTEPHRNTEDNESVATRDTPSRTTSSSRVPPFYRRPNIGMNGRIRSPHLATRQFGGSRVPTRSQSTHNSRLGSSTSDSTSSSAHSSSSNLLRPLFTSDRNASRISTPTRTGGLTEGRIQSISLSPSSSRDSSRGQGGRSRYPLLRGKTTNGGTLIPTNGNGQNGRPTLTAKDTHGTSKAVGQRLITGPDGNKWLVDLELGILMNQDGKVLQDSQGQPKRVVLGEDGRTIFDHLGSPLLNQEGMALFGHGRDSSPVVNPKEKILMVGGKPLLGLDLPHLRTTTTTTTTTRAPTTTPVPTTTESTTEQSTTEEPYPTCPPGTFFKIDEYGDPMLDSDGILNCYSEDDLLLQTTLAPATTTTPPTTTIATTTTEMPTPDTRPGRGPLSEFDDSGKRRFTAPYVNYIQKDPGAPCSLTEALEYLQVDILEDLIKNDSRAFNEKQPPKNKPHNLTVVAMEGCHSFIILDWGRPLKGDMVSGYMVHSASYDDVLNNRWSSKLSSGTHLAVENLKPNSRYYFKVQAKNVFGLGPVSETLTYVTESDDPLLIERPPGGEPIWIPFSFRYNSAHSSCKGSQYVKRTWYRKFVGVVLCNSLRYKIFMGDGLREPFYSIGDTVGQGEDHCQFVDSHRDGRTGPAYLSITLPSAQGYYRAYRQEPVTFGVIGRRTSHPFVGWYECGVPIPGKW, encoded by the exons ATGTCTCCAAAATCAGTCCTCATCTCGTGGATCGACCCCGCTGTTGAAATGGGGAAGATTGAGTCTAATGAATTCAG ATCCTACACAGTAAGGTACAGGGAGAAGGGTGAGTCGGCACGCTGGGAGTACAAAGAGAGCACCCAGCGGAGACTGATGGTAGACACCCTGTCTGCTGATAGCATGTATGAATTTGCCGTCAGAATCTCTCAAGGAGAAAATGATGGCAAGTGGAGTGTATCTGTCTTTCAGAGGACACCTGAGTCAG CACCATCTGGGCCACCGGAGAACTTTGAAGTCAAACCGCTACGGGGGAAAGGAACTGCTGTGACAGCCACTTGGGATCCTCCTGAAGAAACCAATGGCAGGATACGAG AGTACATCCTTTCCTATGCTCCTGCCCTGAAGCCATTTGGAATGAAAAGTGTGACATACCGAGGAAGCACAACCTCAGCTACTATAGAAGGTCTAACACCTGGAGATCGGTACATCTTCAAGATCAAAGCCACCAACAGGAGGGGACAGGGACCACTAAGCAAGGCTTACAGTGTTGTCATGCCAGGAT CCAGCAGCGTTGTTTCATCGTTCTCAAGAACCAAGGACACCCAGAGGACTAGCTACAATCCTTCCAAACATGATACTACCAATGACAAATCAGAGCTCCAATCAACGGAGGCACCAGAAGAACCGACCAGACCCACTCAGCCACGCAACTCTGCACCTGGCAGTAGGCGGACGCGCCCACTTTCTCAGACCCGCTCTTATCACAGCATCTTCTCCTCAGTAAGAGGTTCAGTCAGGAATGGCGTAAAGAGAGGCAGAACTTCAACTagagaggatgaggaggatgatgatgatgatgatgaagaagaggatgatgatgagaGAGTACCAACAACCTCCTCTCCGGAAGAAGATACAACAACCATGGAGTCTGAACTCGAGACAAAAGAACCATATAATGATGTTTCCCCTGAATCTGAGGATGATATTTATAGTGAGGAGGATGAGCCCCCAACTCAGGAGACCCCGAGCCTAAAGGTTTTTACACTCTCCCCAACTAAACCCGCATCTGTTTATCCACAGCCAAGAAAACCCATAAAGCTCAGGGTCCATCAAAAAGGTGGCACCCAGacttcttcctcttcatcatTATCATTGCCATTGCCTCCAAAATCGTCCACTTCACCTTCTACCACTACACAGCGTAATATGGAATCAGAGGACAAAAGAAAGGATACAACCTCTACACGCCTCCAGAGCAAAGACATTTCCAATCAACCCAGTATAGCATATAACAAACCTACCATTCCGGTTATAAAGGATAACAACTCAGAGCCTCAGACAAAGCGCACAGCTGTGGGCAGGGGATCTGCATCATCTGGCCGGACCAATGGATCTGGCTTTGGTGCAAGAAACGGTTATGGTCGAAGGAACCTAGGAATTCCTTTTAGGGGAAATTCAACCAGAACGTTCAATGGTTATAGACCGGGTATAACTTCACAGTCGCGTTTGCCAAGCAGGACTCAGAATCAGGCCATATCGCAGTCCACCTTACCAGACCAGTCTATCAAGCAGCAAACAGCAAATGCCTTTAATGAAGCGACAGTTGGGTCCACTTCAGAGGGAAGGATTAATGGCAAAACAATATCAGAACCATCTACCTCTGAGAAATCGCAAATCACATCTTCCTCCACATCAAATAGTGCTGTAGCTTCAGATACAAACACCAGAAGCACTTATCCTTCTGTATCACAGAGCAGCTTACAAGAACCAATATCTACTTCACACAGAGGATCACAAAGCTCCTTACATAATACAGAAAAGTCAAATGCATCACCAGAACGTGGCACAACAAATGTGGGGATACTTGACCAAGAGGCAACCAAAGTTGAAGAACCTACTTCAAGCTACAAAGAAGATCCCACAGAAGAGAAAAAGGAAAAGGGGGAGAGTGTTCCTGATAAAACAACTTATTCTCGTCCCCGAATTAGCCCTTCCCTTCTGGAAAGATTTAAGTTCCCAAGCAGGTCAGGTTCAGAAACACGAGTCTCATTTTCCAGACAGGGTGGCAGGTCCCCTTGGAGCAGAGCTTCATCCTCAACGGGGGTAGACAAACCCATTCTGCGGGGGATACCCAGCAGGGACTCAGTGGCCACAGGTTCTACAAGTGTGTCCTTAATACAAGAGACTAGTGAAGGTCCAACTGCTACTTCCTCTCGTGACTCACTAAAAAATGATGAGATGGGGGTGGATTCTTATAAACCCTCATTGACTGACAGAAATGCAGAATATAGTAACTCAAGACATCCAACACCACCAGCTCCTTCATCGTCTTCAAACTCTGACTCTCATCATTCTGTACATGTGAAATCAGATGACAATGACGATAACAATTATGATAAGAAGGACTACCTCGATAAGAGTGACAGAGAAAACAGTGGAATTGATAAAAATGTTGCAGAACCTGCAGTGGACCAAAATAATCCAGCCATAACATCAACTGAACCACACAGAAACACAGAGGACAATGAGAGTGTAGCTACAAGAGACACCCCTTCAAGGACGACCTCATCGTCCAGGGTCCCTCCATTTTACCGCCGTCCTAATATTGGCATGAATGGGAGGATACGCTCTCCTCATCTTGCAACCAGACAGTTTGGTGGATCCAGAGTTCCCACCAGATCACAATCAACACACAACTCTAGACTGGGTTCTTCAACATCTGATTCCACCTCTTCATCTGCCCACTCTTCATCATCAAATCTTCTCAGACCACTGTTCACATCAGATCGCAATGCTAGCAGAATCTCTACTCCAACAAGGACTGGGGGACTCACAGAAGGTAGAATCCAGTCTATATCATTGTCACCATCTTCATCTAGAGACAGCTCTAGAGGCCAGGGGGGCAGAAGTCGCTATCCTCTCCTCAGAGGCAAAACAACCAATGGAGGAACTCTTATACCCACCAATGGAAATG GTCAAAATGGACGACCAACTCTGACAGCAAAGGATACTCATGGCACGAGCAAGGCTGTTGGTCAAAGGCTTATTACTGGACCTGATGGAAACAAATGG TTGGTAGATTTGGAGTTGGGCATTCTTATGAACCAGGATGGAAAAGTCCTCCAAGATTCACAGGGCCAACCAAAAAGAGTAGTGCTTGGCGAGGACGGACGCACCATTTTCG ACCATCTGGGAAGCCCGTTGCTGAACCAGGAAGGCATGGCTTTGTTTGGTCATGGCCGGGATAGTAGCCCAGTGGTCAACCCCAAAGAGAAGATCCTCATGGTTGGAGGGAAACCACTGCTTGGCTTGGACTTGCCTCACCTcaggaccaccaccaccactaccaccaccaccagagCACCAACCACAACCCCAGTACCCACCACCACAGAATCGACTACGGAGCAGTCGACCACCGAGGAACCATACCCTACATGTCCACCAGGAACCTTCTTCAAAATAGATGAATATGGGGATCCAATGCTTGACTCAGATGGAATATTAAACTGTTACTCAGAAG ATGACTTGTTGCTCCAGACTACCCTGGCTCCAGCGACCACGACGACACCGCCGACAACCACCATCGCCACCACCACAACGGAAATGCCAACTCCTGACACCAGACCTGGTCGAGGTCCTTTATCAGAGTTTGACGACAGCGGGAAGAGGCGATTCACAG CGCCGTATGTCAACTACATCCAAAAGGACCCAGGAGCTCCGTGCTCCCTGACGGAGGCTCTGGAGTATCTCCAGGTTGACATCCTTGAAGATCTGATCAAGAATGACAGTCGCGCCTTCAATGAGAAGCAGCCTCCCAAAAATAAACCCCATAATCTCACTGTGGTTGCCATGGAGGGATGCCATTCATTTATCATCTTGGACTGGGGACGTCCACTGAAGGGTGATATGGTTTCAG GGTACATGGTGCACAGTGCTTCATATGATGACGTGCTCAACAATCGATGGTCCTCTAAGCTATCCAGTGGGACTCATCTAGCTGTGGAGAATCTCAAACCCAACTCCAG GTACTACTTCAAAGTGCAGGCCAAGAATGTGTTTGGGTTGGGACCAGTCAGCGAGACGCTCACGTATGTCACCGAATCAG ACGATCCTCTTCTCATCGAAAGACCGCCTG GCGGTGAGCCAATTTGGATCCCCTTCTCCTTCCGCTACAACTCGGCCCACAGCTCCTGTAAGGGCAGTCAGTACGTCAAGCGGACGTGGTACAGGAAGTTTGTGGGTGTGGTTTTGTGCAACTCGCTGCGATACAAGATTTTCATGGGAGACGGTCTTAGAG AACCTTTCTACAGTATAGGAGACACAGTGGGACAAGGTGAGGATCATTGTCAGTTTGTGGACTCCCATAGGGACGGCAGGACTGGGCCCGCGTATCTCTCCATTACTCTGCCTTCAGCTCAAG GATATTATCGGGCCTACCGACAGGAGCCTGTTACTTTCGGAGTGATCGGCAGACGAACGTCTCATCCTTTCGTGGGCTGGTACGAGTGTGGGGTGCCCATCCCGGGAAAGTGGTAA